The following proteins come from a genomic window of Takifugu rubripes chromosome 11, fTakRub1.2, whole genome shotgun sequence:
- the LOC101069145 gene encoding roundabout homolog 2 — translation MNFGNLLFVTFSAITFASGSRPRFEDSPPRIAEDPSDLIVSKGEPATLNCKAEGRPTPTIEWYKDGERVETDRDDPRSHRMLLPSGSLFFLRIVHGRRSKPDEGVYTCVARNYLGEAVSRNASLDVAILRDDFRQAPSDVVVAAGEPAVLECVPPRGHPEPTVFWKRNNVRIGSKDERIAMRGGKLMISHARKSDAGMYVCVGKNMVGERDSDPAELVVYERPVLVRRPVNQVVMEDDTVDFQCEVHGDPAPTVRWRREEGELPRGRFEIHNGNILRLFHVKAEDEGMYTCTSENSVGKTEAFAMLQVHVPPQIATKPRDQIATQGRSVTFECGTTGNPPPAIFWQKEGSQMLLFPGQPPSQSGRYSVSMSGDLTITDVHPEDSGFYICQAISVAGSVMSKVLLDVEGGPSNRVPPIIRQGPANQTASPGATVQLHCRAIGGPAVQISWEKDGEGLQGNEARLILMENGTLQITDTKEADAGMYTCVASSASGESSWSGRLTVREYGGSPSSRASEFIQLPGPPQKPVMTEVTKSTVTLTWQSNPHEGGAAVTSYIIEAFSQSVGSSWQTVADHVRQERHTVVGLYPNTVYLFIVRAVNSYGLSDPSPISEPVRTQDGTPLGEGVDHRQVQRELGDVSVYLQKPVILSPTSARLSWTAAHLSRYVQGYRVFYRTIGSSWMVQDVEAASDHSVILTDLQSATEYEVKIRPYFNELQGHDSLMVLLQTPDEVFSAPPRSVSVVQLTNSSTVSVSWEPPPQSAQIGLILEYKVWCLSGGVQPEEQINRTVDGAVLSVLLTGLLPDTSYTVTVAAVTGLGVGAPSPPISLLTVPADRTPPSGKTGDDQSISEQIAGVIRQPAFIAGLGVAAWMVLMGFSGWMYCRHHRRKQLGHYTTSFAYTPAVGFVHGEGSGIINGGPGLLGSNMGNYPWLADSWPAPNLHNSKESINCCSSKLNTDRYYNASGGAGYPCHMEKRSMASHDSPIYSTINTTAEDDLLTYYDTYSSASYNQGPDPYSSNPVLSGSSLVGPDQDVDHWTIQSGQSDSEYAKLQYTKKSNDKLVKQRSTGSSPKSAPLTWVDVLSLPLSANRDPPKKDERQHSPEEEDDNWCPPLPARTYLMDASREELSGFSSKSDELCYAATLVSTPPRDPHKSRESSRLNHLDLLARHQPGSHVSQSDPDLFATKSQDASDVHKIHQWAEDFTREGLSKGQTLAYAGEQNPAAQAHRSRGRKKAPKEAQLRRDLHSQEELPPPPAPPPADNSLHLLADVLSSSRAESDRKEGSDSPTLPRRDAHLSPQRRGPAKWSSQDEAIIPYGQSNFLPKLPMPGYGSLGGKACPRRSVVSQRRDQNLM, via the exons TCCTAAGAGATGATTTCCGGCAGGCACCCAGCGATGTGGTGGTGGCTGCCGGCGAGCCTGCGGTTCTGGAGTGTGTACCTCCGCGCGGACACCCTGAGCCCACCGTGTTCTGGAAACGCAACAACGTGCGAATCGGCAGCAAGGACGAACGCATCGCT ATGCGTGGTGGCAAACTGATGATCTCTCATGCCAGGAAGAGCGACGCCGGCATGTATGTGTGCGTTGGTAAAAACATGGTCGGAGAGCGGGACAGTGACCCAGCAGAGCTGGTGGTGTACG AACGTCCAGTGCTGGTACGGCGGCCGGTGAACCAGGTGGTCATGGAGGACGACACGGTCGACTTCCAGTGCGAGGTCCACGGCGATCCCGCCCCCACCGTCCGATGGCGGCGGGAGGAAGGGGAGCTTCCCCGTGGGAG GTTTGAAATCCACAACGGCAACATCCTCCGTTTGTTCCACGTGAAAGCGGAGGATGAAGGGATGTACACCTGCACGTCTGAGAACAGCGTGGGCAAGACGGAGGCCTTCGCCATGCTGCAGGTCCACG TTCCACCTCAGATTGCCACCAAGCCCCGGGATCAGATTGCCACCCAGGGGAGAAGTGTCACCTTCGAATGTGGCACCACCGGAAACCCCCCACCTGCCATCTTCTGGCAGAAAGAGGGCAGCCAG ATGTTGCTGTTCCCCGGACAGCCGCCATCTCAGTCAGGTCGATACTCCGTCTCTATGAGCGGTGACTTGACCATCACCGACGTTCACCCCGAAGATTCCGGCTTCTACATCTGCCAGGCCATCAGTGTAGCGGGGAGCGTGATGTCCAAGGTGCTCCTGGATGTAGAAGGAG GGCCTTCGAATCGCGTCCCGCCCATCATTCGCCAAGGCCCGGCAAATCAGACCGCGTCCCCGGGTGCAACGGTGCAGCTGCACTGCCGCGCTATAGGAGGCCCCGCGGTCCAGATTTCATGGGAGAAGGATGGAGAGGGACTACAGGGAAACGAGGCTCGGCTGATCTTGATGGAGAACGGCACTCTGCAAATCACAGACACAAAG GAAGCCGATGCGGGGATGTACACGTGCGTCGCCTCCAGCGCCTCGGGGGAGTCGAGCTGGAGCGGGAGGCTGACTGTCAGAG AATATGGAGGTTCTCCATCGTCCAGAGCTTCCGAGTTCATCCAGCTTCCCGGGCCTCCTCAGAAACCGGTCATGACCGAGGTGACCAAAAGCACGGTCACCCTCACCTGGCAGTCCAACCCCCACGAAGGTGGCGCTGCCGTTACCTCCTACATCATCGAGGCTTTTAG CCAATCGGTGGGCAGCTCCTGGCAGACGGTGGCCGACCACGTGAGGCAAGAGAGGCACACGGTGGTGGGGCTTTACCCCAACACCGTTTACCTCTTCATCGTCCGAGCCGTCAACTCCTACGGCCTCAGCGACCCCAGCCCCATCTCTGAGCCCGTCAGGACCCAAG ACGGCACTCCTTTGGGGGAGGGTGTGGACCACAGGCAGGTACAGAGAGAGCTGGGGGACGTGTCCGTCTACCTGCAGAAGCCTGTGATCCTGTCCCCCACCAGTGCCAGGCTCTCTTGGACG GCGGCCCATCTGTCGCGTTACGTTCAGGGCTACCGCGTCTTTTACCGCACCATCGGCAGCTCCTGGATGGTCCAGGACGTGGAAGCAGCCTCTGACCACAGCGTCATCCTGACAGACCTGCAGAGCGCCACAGAATACGAGGTCAAGATACGCCCTTACTTTAACGAGCTACAAGGTCACGACAGCCTCATGGTTCTGCTGCAGACACCTGACGAGG TTTTCAGCGCCCCCCCGCGCTCCGTGTCGGTGGTCCAGCTGACCAACAGCTCCACCGTCAGCGTGTCCTGGGAGCCTCCGCCCCAGAGCGCCCAGATCGGCCTCATACTGGAGTACAAG gtgtggTGTCTGAGCGGCGGCGTGCAGCCGGAGGAGCAGATCAACCGGACCGTGGACGGAGCGGTCCTGTCCGTGCTGCTGACGGGCTTGCTGCCCGACACCTCTTACACCGTGACAGTGGCCGCCGTCACCGGCCTTGGCGTGGGCGCTCCGAGCCCCCCCATCAGCCTTCTGA CCGTGCCGGCAGACAGGACCCCTCCCTCTGGGAAGACGGGGGACGACCAGAGCATATCGGAGCAGATCGCAGGCGTCATCCGGCAGCCGGCCTTCATCGCGGGTCTGGGCGTGGCCGCCTGGATGGTGCTGATGGGCTTCAGCGGCTGGATGTACTGTCGGCACcacaggaggaagcagctgggACATTACACCACATCCTTCGCCTACACGCCGGCAG TCGGGTTCGTGCACGGCGAAGGGTCCGGGATCATCAACGGAGG GCCGGGCCTGTTGGGGTCCAATATGGGCAACTACCCGTGGCTGGCCGACTCCTGGCCCGCCCCAAACCTCCACAACAGCAAGGAGTCCATCAACTGCTGCTCCAGCAAACTCAACACCGACAGATATTACAACG CGTCCGGCGGCGCCGGCTACCCGTGCCACATGGAGAAGCGCAGCATGGCGTCCCACGACAGCCCCATCTACAGCACCATCAACACCACCGCCGAGGACGACCTGCTGACCTACTATGACACCTACTCCAGCGCCTCCTATAACCAGGGGCCGGACCCCTACAGCAGCAACCCAGTGCTGTCCGGCAGCAGCCTCGTTGGTCCGGACCAGGACGTGGACCACTGGACCATCCAGTCCGGCCAGTCTGACTCTGAATACGCCAAACTCCAGTACACCAAGAAGAGCAATG ataaaCTGGTAAAGCAGAGGTCCACGGGGTCCTCGCCAAAGTCGGCTCCACTCACCTGGGTGGATGTTTTGTCGCTGCCTCTCTCTGCCAACCGAGACCCTCCGAAGAAAGACGAGAGGCAGCACAG ccctgaggaagaggatgacaaCTGGTGCCCCCCGCTGCCCGCCAGAACCTACCTGATGGATGCTTCCAGAGAGGAGCTCTCAGGTTTCTCCTCCAAATCAGACGAGCTGTGCTATGCAGCGACCCTGGTGTCTACCCCTCCGAGAGACCCTCACAAGAGCAGAGAGAGCTCCAGGCTGAACCACCTCGACCTCCTGGCCCGGCACCAGCCGGGCTCACACGTTTCCCAGTCCGACCCGGATCTGTTCGCCACCAAGAGCCAAGACGCCAGCGACGTTCACAAGATCCACCAATGGGCAGAGGACTTCACCAGGGAAGGCCTCAGCAAAG GACAAACTCTGGCTTATGCCGGCGAGCAGAACCCCGCGGCCCAGGCGCACAGATCGAGGGGCAGGAAGAAAGCACCCAAGGAGGCTCAGCTCAGACGGGATCTTCACAGCCAAGAAG AGCTCCCACCCCCGCCTGCCCCTCCGCCCGCCGATAACTCCCTGCACCTCTTGGCCGATGTTTTAAGCAGCAGCCGGGCGGAAAGCGATAGAAAAGAGGGCAGCGACTCTCCCACACTTCCCAGGAGAGACGCACATTTGTCTCCCCAGAGGAGAGGACCCGCTAAGTGGTCTTCACAGG ATGAAGCTATAATCCCATATGGACAGTCCAACTTCCTGCCAAAACTCCCGATGCCTGGTTACGGATCGCTGGGGGGGAAAGCGTGTCCAAGACGCTCCGTAGTCAGTCAGAGGAGGGATCAG AATCTTATGTGA
- the LOC101068011 gene encoding lens fiber membrane intrinsic protein-like, giving the protein MYSFMGGGLFCAGVGNILLIVSTATDYWMQYRHSSNYMHQGLWRYCVPGKCMTHTDSIAYWDATRAFMILSLLACFIGIIIGVMAFIHYSSFDGFDKTFAAGILFFISCFFVLLAMAVYTGVTVNYYGKRYGSWRFSWSYIMGWVAVVLTFFSGIFYMCAYRMHECPRNSNSR; this is encoded by the exons ATGTACAGCTTCATGGGAGGTGGGTTGTTCTGTGCAGGAGTAGGGAACATACTCCTCATTGTCTCTACGGCAACGGACTACTGGATGCAGTACCGCCACTCCAGCAATTACATGCACCAGGGCCTGTGGCGGTACTGCGTGCCTGGGAAATGCATGACACACACCGACAGCATCG cctactGGGACGCCACCCGGGCCTTCATGATCCTCTCCCTCCTGGCTTGTTTCATCGGCATCATCATCGGCGTCATGGCCTTCATCCACTACTCCTCCTTCGACGGGTTTGACAAGACCTTCGCAGCCGgcatcctcttcttcatttcct gtttcttcGTGCTGCTGGCCATGGCTGTGTACACGGGGGTGACGGTCAACTACTACGGCAAACGCTATGGCAGCTGGCGGTTCTCCTGGTCCTACATTATGGGCTGGGTGGCGGTGGTGCTCACTTTCTTCTCAG GTATCTTCTACATGTGTGCCTACAGGATGCACGAGTGCCCGAGAAACTCCAACTCCCGCTGA